From a region of the Maridesulfovibrio ferrireducens genome:
- the rplX gene encoding 50S ribosomal protein L24: MNKIHVDDKVMVIAGKDKGKIGKVIKINRKKDTVLVEQVNTVSRHTKPNPYANQPGGIVEKEAPLHISNIQVVCPSCTKATRVGVRETNDGINVRFCKKCNEIID, translated from the coding sequence ATGAACAAGATACATGTTGATGACAAGGTAATGGTCATCGCCGGCAAGGATAAGGGGAAGATCGGCAAGGTCATAAAGATCAACCGCAAAAAGGACACAGTCCTTGTAGAGCAGGTTAATACGGTTTCTAGGCATACTAAGCCTAATCCGTATGCTAATCAGCCCGGCGGTATTGTTGAGAAAGAAGCCCCTCTTCACATCTCCAACATTCAGGTTGTGTGCCCATCGTGCACAAAAGCAACCAGAGTTGGAGTTCGTGAGACCAATGACGGAATTAATGTCCGTTTTTGTAAAAAATGTAACGAAATCATCGACTAG
- the rplN gene encoding 50S ribosomal protein L14, which yields MIQTESRLDVADNSGAKKVLCIKVLGGSKRRYASVGDIIVVSIKEAMPHSKVKKGSVMKAVVVRTKKEIGRPDGSYIKFDNNSAVLLNSSMEPVGTRIFGPVARELRSSGFMKIVSLAPEVL from the coding sequence ATGATTCAGACAGAATCCAGACTAGACGTAGCAGATAACTCCGGCGCCAAAAAGGTTCTTTGTATAAAAGTCCTTGGGGGCTCAAAGAGACGTTACGCAAGTGTCGGAGACATTATTGTGGTTTCCATTAAGGAAGCTATGCCCCATTCCAAAGTGAAGAAGGGCTCTGTAATGAAAGCAGTCGTAGTACGCACCAAGAAAGAAATTGGTCGTCCTGACGGGTCTTACATCAAGTTTGACAATAACTCTGCCGTTCTTCTGAACAGCTCAATGGAACCAGTAGGGACTCGTATTTTCGGTCCCGTAGCAAGAGAATTGAGGTCAAGCGGCTTCATGAAAATAGTTTCTCTTGCTCCTGAGGTTCTTTAA
- the rpsQ gene encoding 30S ribosomal protein S17 encodes MAELNLKGNRRVLSGKVVSDKGDKTIVVRVETLVKHPLYKKFIRRHTKFMAHDPANECVIGDKVQIVEFRPLSRRKRWHLDKILEKAV; translated from the coding sequence ATGGCAGAGCTTAATTTAAAAGGAAACAGGCGTGTGCTTAGCGGTAAAGTCGTCAGCGATAAGGGTGACAAGACTATTGTCGTCCGTGTTGAGACTCTCGTTAAACACCCCTTGTATAAAAAATTCATTCGTCGTCACACCAAATTCATGGCACATGATCCTGCTAATGAATGCGTTATTGGCGATAAAGTACAGATTGTAGAATTCCGTCCCCTTAGCCGGCGCAAAAGGTGGCATTTGGATAAAATTCTGGAAAAAGCAGTTTAG
- the rpmC gene encoding 50S ribosomal protein L29 yields the protein MKTKELRELDTAALTEKLTASRLELFNLRFKHATAQLENTQRLVEVKKDIAKIQTLQREKELGA from the coding sequence ATGAAGACTAAAGAACTACGTGAACTCGATACTGCTGCTCTAACTGAGAAACTTACTGCTTCTAGACTGGAGCTTTTTAATCTCCGCTTCAAGCACGCAACTGCTCAGTTGGAAAATACCCAGAGACTAGTCGAAGTCAAAAAAGACATCGCCAAGATTCAGACACTTCAGCGTGAAAAGGAACTGGGAGCATAA
- the rplP gene encoding 50S ribosomal protein L16: protein MLSPKKMKFRKRQKGRNKGKAQRGSTIAFGDIAIKTLEHGKLSNNQIEAARIAIMRHIKRGGQVWIRIFPDVPVTAKPAEVRQGKGKGSVVGWCAPVKPGRILYEVKGVDLALAKEALVRASHKLSVKTTIVVKEGL from the coding sequence ATGCTTTCACCTAAAAAAATGAAATTCCGTAAACGCCAGAAAGGTCGTAACAAGGGTAAAGCTCAGCGTGGTTCCACAATCGCATTTGGTGATATCGCCATTAAGACTTTGGAGCACGGAAAACTGAGTAACAACCAGATTGAAGCCGCACGTATCGCTATTATGCGACACATTAAACGTGGTGGACAAGTCTGGATCAGGATTTTTCCTGATGTGCCAGTTACTGCCAAGCCTGCTGAAGTCAGACAGGGTAAAGGTAAAGGTTCCGTAGTTGGTTGGTGCGCACCAGTCAAACCAGGACGCATTCTTTACGAAGTAAAAGGTGTAGACCTTGCGCTCGCTAAAGAAGCCCTAGTTCGTGCATCTCACAAGCTTTCTGTCAAGACTACTATTGTAGTTAAGGAGGGTTTGTAA
- the rpsC gene encoding 30S ribosomal protein S3: MGQKVHPYGFRLGYTKNWLSRWFSKKDYPAFVCEDDSIRKYVKEKIFHAGVAKIEIERAGGKIRLIIHTARPGIVIGRKGVEIEKLRNDLRQKYNKEFALEVSEIRRPETDAQLVAENIAQQLERRVAFRRAMKRTVGLARKFGAEGIKVACAGRLAGAEIARTEWYRDGRVPLQTLRADIDYGVARASTTYGVIGVKVWIFKGEILDHEVKQ, from the coding sequence ATGGGTCAGAAAGTACATCCATACGGGTTCAGGCTTGGTTATACCAAGAACTGGCTTTCCAGGTGGTTCAGCAAAAAGGACTACCCCGCTTTCGTCTGTGAAGACGACAGCATTCGTAAATATGTTAAAGAGAAGATCTTTCATGCAGGCGTAGCGAAGATCGAGATCGAACGTGCCGGTGGCAAAATTCGTCTCATCATTCACACTGCTCGTCCCGGTATTGTTATCGGTCGTAAAGGTGTTGAAATCGAAAAACTCCGCAATGATCTTCGTCAAAAATATAATAAAGAATTCGCCCTTGAAGTAAGTGAAATTCGCCGTCCAGAAACAGACGCGCAGCTCGTTGCAGAGAATATTGCTCAGCAACTCGAACGCCGTGTAGCTTTCCGTCGTGCGATGAAACGTACTGTAGGTCTTGCTCGCAAATTTGGAGCAGAGGGAATCAAGGTTGCATGTGCTGGTCGTTTGGCCGGTGCTGAAATCGCTCGTACTGAATGGTACCGCGATGGCCGCGTTCCTCTTCAGACCCTTAGAGCTGACATTGATTATGGTGTTGCGAGAGCAAGTACCACTTACGGTGTCATCGGCGTTAAGGTCTGGATCTTTAAAGGAGAAATTCTTGACCACGAGGTGAAACAGTAA
- the rplV gene encoding 50S ribosomal protein L22 — MEARAIAKYMRISAQKVRLVAENIKGKPVEEALNILKFTPKKGAEMLSKVLYSAVANAEQIPGVDVDTLRVSVVKIDEGPTWKRIQPRAMGRAFRILKRTSHITVVVKES, encoded by the coding sequence ATGGAAGCTAGAGCTATTGCAAAATATATGCGCATTTCTGCACAGAAAGTGCGCTTGGTAGCGGAAAACATCAAAGGGAAGCCTGTTGAGGAAGCTCTCAACATACTGAAGTTCACACCCAAAAAGGGTGCCGAAATGCTCAGTAAAGTGCTATATTCTGCTGTTGCTAATGCAGAGCAGATTCCCGGAGTGGATGTTGACACTCTCCGAGTATCCGTCGTCAAAATTGACGAAGGTCCTACTTGGAAGAGGATTCAGCCCAGGGCTATGGGACGTGCGTTCAGAATTCTGAAGCGTACGAGCCATATAACCGTCGTAGTAAAAGAATCGTAG
- the rpsS gene encoding 30S ribosomal protein S19, whose protein sequence is MPRSLKKGPFIDDHLLKKVVKAQDSGDRKVIQTWSRRSTIIPEMVGLTFAVHNGRKFIPVFVTENMVGHKLGEFSPTRTYYGHAADKKSKAKR, encoded by the coding sequence ATGCCAAGATCACTGAAAAAAGGCCCGTTTATAGACGATCATCTGCTTAAAAAGGTCGTAAAGGCTCAGGACTCTGGAGACCGCAAGGTAATTCAGACCTGGTCCAGACGTTCAACCATCATTCCAGAAATGGTGGGACTGACCTTCGCAGTTCACAATGGCCGTAAGTTTATTCCTGTCTTCGTCACAGAAAACATGGTAGGACACAAGTTGGGTGAGTTTTCACCTACTCGTACTTATTATGGACATGCGGCAGACAAGAAAAGCAAAGCCAAACGCTAG